Proteins encoded by one window of Emticicia oligotrophica DSM 17448:
- a CDS encoding DNA gyrase/topoisomerase IV subunit A, with protein MSDETPKYDPLQQKEVIDDMFENWFLEYASYVILERAVPAIEDGLKPVQRRILHALKEMDDGRFNKVANVIGSSMQYHPHGDASIGDAIVTMGQKNLLLDTQGNWGDVRTGDGAAAPRYIEVRLSKFANDVLFNEDTTEWQMSYDGRKREPVNLPAKFPLLLAQGVEGIAVGLSTKVMPHNFIELCEASISYLKKEPFQLYPDFLTGGMVDVTNYNDGARGGKIKVRAKIAEIDKKTLEIQEIPFSTTTSSLIESIIKANDAGKIKIKKVEDNTAKDVSIIIHLAPNTSPDITIDALYAFTECESSISPNACVIVDNKPHFITVSDILKQCTEQTKHLLQRELEIKRHELKEKLLYSSLEKIFIENRIYRQIEECTTFEDVVATVDRGLEPYKKDFYREIVEEDLLRLLEIKIKRISKYDSFKADELMKRLQDELAEVEDNLANIVRFTISFYRDLLKKYSKGRERKTEIRQFEAVQATVVAANNQKLYVDREGGFIGYGLKKDEYVMDCSDIDDIIAFKRDGKYVITKIQEKVFVGKDIIYCSVFRKNDERKIYNAIYIDAKSGTSYAKRFFVTGITRDKEYDVTMGNPKSKILYFTANDNGEAETVAVNLTANSTAKKKQFDWDFSTLTIKNRSSMGNVVTKFPIRKIAFKSAGKSTLGGVDIWFDAVIGKLNRDEHGQYLGNFGSEDKILVIYKDGHYEFTNFELTNRYEPKEILIVSKYDAESPVSCLHYEGENKIFYIKRFKIETTTMDKKFLFISDTKNSRLLAASLDKYPRFEIKTKSDKKSPIETQTILVDEFVDIRGWKAIGQKINAYDIVEVKMLEPKVEEVITSTDDKTSDNDDSQNDDNQEDNDKQLALF; from the coding sequence ATGAGTGACGAAACACCAAAGTACGACCCCCTACAGCAAAAAGAAGTAATCGACGACATGTTTGAAAACTGGTTTCTCGAATATGCTTCATATGTAATTCTTGAGCGTGCCGTGCCTGCCATCGAAGACGGTTTAAAACCCGTTCAACGACGCATTTTGCATGCCCTTAAAGAAATGGATGATGGACGTTTCAATAAAGTAGCCAACGTGATTGGCTCAAGTATGCAATATCACCCACATGGCGATGCTTCAATTGGAGACGCAATCGTGACGATGGGACAGAAGAATCTCCTACTCGATACACAAGGAAACTGGGGAGATGTTCGCACGGGCGATGGTGCGGCGGCTCCGCGTTATATTGAGGTACGTCTATCGAAATTTGCGAATGACGTTCTTTTCAACGAAGATACTACCGAATGGCAAATGTCTTATGATGGCCGTAAGCGTGAACCGGTAAATCTTCCAGCAAAATTTCCCCTCCTACTTGCTCAAGGAGTAGAAGGTATTGCGGTTGGCCTTTCTACTAAAGTAATGCCCCATAACTTCATTGAGTTGTGCGAAGCTTCTATCTCTTACCTCAAAAAGGAACCATTCCAATTATATCCCGATTTCTTGACGGGTGGTATGGTTGACGTGACCAACTACAATGATGGTGCTCGTGGAGGAAAAATAAAAGTTCGTGCGAAAATTGCCGAAATAGATAAGAAAACCCTCGAGATTCAGGAGATTCCATTTAGTACAACTACATCATCTCTTATCGAGTCAATTATCAAGGCGAATGATGCTGGCAAAATAAAAATCAAAAAGGTTGAAGATAATACCGCCAAAGATGTTTCGATTATTATTCACTTGGCTCCTAATACTTCACCAGATATTACGATTGATGCTCTTTACGCTTTTACAGAGTGTGAAAGTTCAATTTCGCCGAATGCCTGTGTGATTGTTGACAACAAACCTCATTTTATTACAGTAAGTGATATTTTAAAGCAATGTACTGAGCAAACTAAACATTTGCTTCAGCGAGAACTGGAAATTAAGCGGCATGAACTCAAAGAAAAACTACTTTATAGTTCGCTAGAAAAAATCTTTATTGAAAATAGAATCTATCGTCAAATCGAAGAATGTACAACTTTCGAAGATGTAGTAGCCACTGTTGACCGTGGTTTAGAACCATACAAAAAGGATTTTTATCGAGAAATAGTTGAAGAAGACTTACTCAGATTACTTGAAATTAAAATCAAACGTATTTCTAAGTATGACTCATTCAAGGCCGATGAACTCATGAAACGCCTACAAGATGAATTGGCCGAAGTAGAAGATAACTTGGCTAATATAGTGCGTTTTACGATTTCTTTCTACCGTGATTTATTAAAGAAATATAGCAAAGGCAGAGAACGCAAAACAGAAATACGTCAGTTCGAAGCAGTTCAAGCAACAGTGGTAGCGGCCAATAATCAAAAACTTTATGTTGACCGTGAAGGAGGCTTTATTGGCTACGGACTAAAGAAAGACGAATATGTAATGGATTGCTCTGATATTGATGATATTATTGCCTTTAAACGTGATGGCAAATACGTTATCACAAAAATCCAAGAAAAAGTATTCGTTGGAAAAGACATTATTTATTGTTCGGTTTTCCGTAAAAACGATGAACGTAAAATTTACAATGCTATTTACATTGATGCTAAATCGGGCACTTCTTATGCCAAACGATTCTTTGTAACGGGCATCACGCGTGATAAAGAATATGATGTGACGATGGGTAATCCGAAGTCGAAAATCTTATACTTTACCGCCAATGATAACGGCGAAGCAGAAACAGTTGCCGTTAATCTTACAGCAAACTCTACTGCCAAGAAAAAACAATTCGACTGGGATTTCTCGACTTTAACTATCAAAAACCGTAGCTCGATGGGAAATGTTGTTACGAAATTTCCTATTCGTAAAATTGCATTCAAATCAGCCGGTAAATCAACGCTTGGTGGCGTAGATATTTGGTTCGATGCGGTAATAGGGAAGCTTAATCGTGATGAACACGGACAGTATTTAGGAAATTTTGGTTCGGAAGATAAAATCTTAGTTATTTACAAAGATGGACATTATGAATTTACCAACTTTGAATTAACCAACCGCTATGAACCAAAAGAAATTTTGATTGTGTCTAAATATGATGCTGAAAGCCCTGTTTCGTGCTTACATTACGAAGGAGAAAACAAGATTTTCTACATTAAGCGTTTCAAAATCGAGACCACCACTATGGATAAAAAGTTTTTGTTTATCTCCGATACAAAAAACTCTCGTTTATTGGCCGCTAGCCTTGATAAATATCCTCGATTTGAAATTAAAACCAAATCTGATAAAAAATCACCAATCGAAACTCAAACGATTTTGGTTGATGAGTTTGTCGATATTAGAGGTTGGAAAGCAATCGGGCAAAAAATCAATGCGTATGATATTGTGGAAGTGAAAATGCTTGAGCCAAAAGTAGAAGAGGTTATTACTTCGACTGATGACAAGACTTCTGATAATGACGATTCACAAAATGATGATAATCAAGAAGATAACGACAAGCAATTAGCTTTATTCTAA
- a CDS encoding nucleotide exchange factor GrpE yields the protein MAENKEEATEQTTVETNENVEEQTVVAEEANEGNGAESESASLEAQLAEAKDKYLRLYADFENFRRRTSKEKVDLIQNAAEGLIKELIPIIDDFERANKSFETVSEVEPLKEGIALIFNKFQKTLANKGVKAMDAKGKEFDVELHECITQFAAGDENKGKVIDEVEKGYYLNEKVIRYAKVVVGS from the coding sequence ATGGCAGAGAATAAAGAAGAAGCAACTGAGCAAACAACCGTAGAGACCAACGAAAACGTAGAAGAACAAACTGTAGTTGCAGAAGAAGCGAATGAAGGAAATGGAGCGGAGTCTGAATCTGCATCACTTGAAGCACAACTTGCCGAAGCAAAAGATAAATATTTACGTTTGTATGCCGACTTTGAAAACTTCCGTCGTCGTACATCCAAAGAAAAGGTAGATTTGATTCAGAATGCGGCAGAGGGGCTTATCAAAGAACTCATTCCGATTATTGATGATTTCGAGCGTGCTAATAAATCATTCGAAACAGTTTCAGAAGTTGAGCCTTTGAAAGAAGGTATCGCATTGATTTTCAACAAATTCCAAAAGACTTTAGCCAATAAAGGTGTAAAGGCCATGGACGCTAAAGGTAAAGAATTTGATGTTGAACTTCACGAATGTATTACGCAATTTGCGGCAGGCGATGAAAACAAAGGAAAAGTAATCGACGAAGTAGAAAAAGGGTATTACCTAAACGAAAAAGTAATTCGCTACGCAAAAGTGGTAGTGGGTTCATAA
- a CDS encoding Fur family transcriptional regulator → MLEQNHYKEAKAILDAKIEELGLRKTVERYKILEEIYKRNDHFEADELYYVFVERNFSVSKSTVYNTLELLVELGLVKKRQFNGSHAACYEKAFGRKQHSHLICVDCNRVFEFCDPRLQAIQNTISEFYDMSIIDHSLIIYGQCQRENCKKNT, encoded by the coding sequence ATGCTTGAGCAAAATCATTATAAAGAAGCTAAGGCAATTTTAGATGCCAAAATTGAGGAATTAGGGCTCCGTAAGACAGTCGAACGATATAAGATTTTAGAAGAAATTTATAAGCGTAACGACCATTTTGAAGCTGATGAATTGTATTATGTTTTTGTCGAACGTAATTTTTCTGTAAGTAAATCTACTGTTTATAATACACTTGAATTGTTGGTGGAGTTGGGGCTTGTAAAAAAACGCCAGTTTAATGGTTCACATGCAGCTTGCTACGAAAAGGCCTTTGGTAGAAAACAACACAGCCATTTAATTTGTGTAGATTGTAATCGTGTATTTGAATTTTGTGACCCTCGTCTTCAAGCTATTCAAAATACTATTTCTGAGTTCTATGATATGTCTATTATTGACCATTCGCTAATAATCTACGGTCAATGTCAACGAGAGAATTGTAAGAAAAATACCTAA
- a CDS encoding RidA family protein produces the protein MERINVSTGAKWEDIIGYSRAVKVGNMIEVTGTVATDGSGELVGKGDVYLQTKFIILKVEKVLEQLGASLKDVVRTRIYATDISKWEEIGKAHGEFFGTIKPCTTMVQVGALIGADYLVEIEFSAIVGA, from the coding sequence ATGGAAAGAATTAACGTTTCGACAGGAGCAAAGTGGGAAGACATTATCGGATATTCTCGTGCAGTAAAAGTGGGAAATATGATTGAGGTGACTGGTACGGTAGCCACCGATGGTAGTGGAGAATTGGTAGGAAAAGGCGATGTTTACCTGCAAACAAAGTTTATTATTTTGAAAGTAGAAAAAGTGCTCGAACAATTGGGGGCGTCTTTGAAAGATGTAGTACGTACACGTATTTATGCTACAGATATTTCTAAATGGGAAGAAATAGGTAAAGCTCACGGTGAATTTTTCGGCACTATTAAGCCATGTACAACGATGGTACAAGTTGGTGCATTGATTGGTGCTGATTATTTGGTAGAAATTGAATTTTCGGCAATAGTTGGAGCGTAA
- a CDS encoding PspC domain-containing protein gives MLKTERFRYLVENQLFGVCSRLGEKLNFSAGSIRLYFIYASFFTFGSPIILYLVLVFWMEVRKHLRRRQNPTVWEI, from the coding sequence ATGCTAAAAACGGAAAGATTCAGATACTTAGTTGAGAACCAACTTTTTGGGGTTTGTTCACGACTTGGCGAAAAGCTTAATTTTTCGGCGGGTAGTATTCGTTTGTACTTTATTTATGCGTCGTTCTTCACTTTTGGTTCGCCAATCATACTTTATTTAGTACTGGTTTTTTGGATGGAAGTAAGAAAACATCTTCGCCGACGCCAAAACCCAACTGTTTGGGAAATTTAG
- a CDS encoding TonB-dependent receptor, which yields MNSWNYTILSLLFVPMLSYGQKAAISGKVADNQKQIVIGASIVLKGTVRGVQTNSKGEYIIKGLKEGNYTLVVSSVGLQSEEVAVELKENELKIVDVSLMEETYTLKDVQVVASRGVRGNEHLAEVDGYSINATKKNEVIKLDNLNANLAMNNSRQIFSRTPGISVWENDGSGIQLGVASRGLSPNRSWEFNVRMNGYDITPDPMGYPEAYYTPPMEVVDRIEIVRGASSLQYGPQFGGLMNFVLRKPDISTRITVESQNTTGSNGLFSTFNYIGGTEGRLSYTAYYQKRFGNGWRDNSYYNTDHAHAELSYAITNKFKIGAEATYMTYKSQQAGGLTDAQFAQDARQSVRSRNWFSTPWLVPSLSAEYVFSEKTKLSWKAFGVIAERSSVGNVAAITTVDNLASNRQVDTDYYNNYGSELRFITDYKFFGLNNTVASGLRYYNGNIDRKQLGKGSVGEDMEFSIEGEYPRDLDFNNINKAAYFENIFRISKKFLVTAGGRIENISSTMHGRLGLSNGVANNLTPTTRNRSFLLFGGGAEYHLTEQSEFYSNISQAYRPVLISDLTPPATTDVIDENLQDARGYNFDFGYRGKVANYLNFDVDYFYVNYNNRIGTITQTNAANQRYQFRTNLGRSVSQGFEGYIEFDPVTAFFKKSKIGYISMFASIAYIDATYRDFKTTLVVNGQIVEGNLSGKRVENAPRKINRFGITYTKKGFSITWQMSDIGKAYADATNTEVANSAATTGVIPAYTVQDLSASFKFLKHYNVKAGVNNLTDERYFTRRAGGYPGPGILPADGRTFYVSAGFKF from the coding sequence ATGAACTCTTGGAATTATACTATTTTAAGTTTGTTGTTTGTCCCAATGCTTTCTTATGGACAAAAAGCGGCTATTAGTGGCAAGGTTGCAGATAATCAAAAGCAGATTGTAATTGGAGCAAGCATCGTATTAAAAGGCACTGTAAGGGGAGTTCAGACCAATAGCAAAGGTGAATACATTATTAAAGGATTAAAAGAGGGAAATTATACTTTAGTTGTATCGAGCGTTGGTTTGCAGTCTGAAGAAGTTGCGGTTGAACTTAAAGAAAATGAATTGAAAATAGTAGATGTTTCTTTAATGGAAGAGACTTATACACTCAAAGATGTACAGGTGGTAGCAAGCCGCGGCGTGAGAGGGAATGAACATTTAGCAGAAGTAGATGGCTATTCCATAAATGCGACTAAGAAAAACGAAGTTATAAAACTTGACAACCTCAATGCCAATTTGGCAATGAACAATAGCCGTCAGATTTTTAGTCGAACACCCGGTATTTCGGTTTGGGAAAATGATGGTTCGGGTATTCAGTTGGGCGTGGCATCTCGTGGTTTAAGTCCGAATCGTTCTTGGGAGTTTAATGTTAGAATGAATGGATATGACATTACACCCGATCCAATGGGTTATCCAGAAGCCTATTACACACCACCAATGGAAGTAGTTGACCGCATCGAAATTGTCCGTGGAGCTTCTTCTTTACAATACGGCCCACAATTTGGGGGATTGATGAATTTCGTACTTCGCAAGCCTGATATTTCTACTCGTATTACGGTAGAATCTCAGAATACAACAGGTAGTAATGGCTTGTTTAGTACATTTAATTATATCGGCGGAACTGAAGGACGTTTAAGTTATACTGCCTATTACCAAAAACGTTTTGGAAACGGTTGGAGAGATAATAGCTACTACAACACTGACCACGCTCACGCCGAATTGAGCTATGCCATTACGAATAAATTCAAAATAGGAGCAGAGGCTACCTACATGACTTACAAAAGCCAACAAGCAGGTGGCTTGACCGATGCTCAGTTTGCCCAAGATGCACGCCAAAGTGTGCGTAGTCGAAATTGGTTTAGTACGCCTTGGTTAGTTCCTTCCCTCTCGGCTGAGTATGTTTTCAGTGAAAAAACAAAATTAAGTTGGAAAGCCTTTGGCGTGATTGCCGAGCGTAGTAGTGTTGGGAATGTAGCGGCTATTACAACTGTAGATAACCTTGCTTCAAATCGTCAGGTAGATACAGACTACTACAATAATTATGGTTCAGAATTACGCTTCATTACAGACTATAAATTTTTTGGATTAAATAATACAGTTGCGAGTGGTTTAAGGTACTACAATGGTAATATCGACCGTAAGCAGTTAGGAAAAGGGTCGGTTGGGGAAGATATGGAATTTAGTATCGAAGGCGAATATCCACGTGATTTAGATTTTAATAATATCAATAAAGCTGCTTATTTTGAGAATATTTTCCGCATTAGTAAGAAGTTTTTAGTAACTGCTGGCGGAAGAATTGAAAATATCAGTTCAACCATGCACGGACGTTTGGGTTTATCAAATGGTGTTGCCAATAATCTAACTCCAACCACTCGAAATCGTAGTTTCTTACTCTTTGGTGGAGGAGCGGAGTACCATCTGACGGAGCAATCGGAGTTTTATAGTAATATCTCACAAGCATATCGCCCTGTATTGATTTCTGACCTTACACCTCCTGCTACAACTGATGTGATTGACGAAAATCTGCAAGATGCCCGTGGTTATAATTTTGACTTTGGATACCGTGGAAAAGTAGCTAACTACTTAAATTTCGATGTTGATTATTTCTATGTAAATTATAATAATCGAATTGGAACAATAACCCAAACGAATGCAGCCAACCAACGTTATCAGTTCCGCACCAATTTAGGACGTTCAGTTAGCCAAGGTTTTGAAGGGTATATTGAGTTTGACCCAGTCACGGCTTTCTTCAAAAAATCCAAAATTGGTTATATTAGTATGTTTGCTTCCATAGCTTATATTGATGCTACTTATCGTGATTTCAAGACGACTTTGGTAGTAAATGGACAAATAGTAGAAGGTAATCTTTCGGGAAAAAGAGTGGAGAATGCTCCTCGAAAAATTAATCGTTTTGGAATTACTTATACAAAGAAAGGCTTTTCAATTACTTGGCAAATGAGCGATATTGGCAAAGCTTATGCCGATGCTACGAATACCGAAGTTGCCAATTCGGCTGCCACAACTGGGGTGATTCCAGCCTATACTGTACAAGACCTTTCGGCAAGCTTTAAATTCTTAAAGCACTACAATGTTAAAGCAGGGGTAAATAACCTAACTGATGAAAGATACTTTACACGCCGTGCGGGTGGATACCCAGGCCCAGGTATTTTACCAGCTGATGGCCGTACATTCTACGTTTCAGCAGGATTTAAGTTTTAA
- a CDS encoding sensor histidine kinase — MINTNDSSTLIVIGSGILLLMGVVLVIFVAYYQQRQLKRDLLQQKAMQELKDEMQRQMLESALEVQEVERIRIAKDLHDEVGAMLSVTKMSFNQLLRKLDNAEDLAVMGKQTRELLEQSIGQVRRISKELVPSTLEEFGLILSIDEFIQKVHLASTSEFSFSYEGINQKQRFDKKIELTIYRLIQELVNNALKHADASEISLKLGIQDKNIIFTFTDNGKGFDFNAVRNDPKRGLGLRNMESRLSVINGQIDIQSNIGSGTITKIEIPIA; from the coding sequence ATGATTAATACCAATGACTCTTCTACACTAATCGTAATCGGCTCTGGCATACTATTACTGATGGGAGTTGTCTTAGTAATTTTTGTGGCCTACTATCAGCAACGACAACTCAAACGAGACCTACTACAACAAAAAGCTATGCAAGAGCTTAAAGATGAGATGCAACGCCAAATGCTCGAATCTGCTCTTGAAGTACAAGAAGTTGAACGCATCAGAATTGCCAAAGATTTGCACGATGAAGTTGGAGCCATGCTTTCGGTAACAAAGATGAGTTTCAATCAGCTTTTGCGTAAACTCGATAACGCCGAAGATTTAGCGGTGATGGGCAAACAAACTCGTGAACTTTTAGAACAATCCATTGGACAAGTACGCCGTATTTCAAAAGAACTCGTGCCAAGTACACTTGAAGAATTTGGCCTGATACTATCAATTGATGAATTCATTCAGAAAGTACACTTAGCCTCAACTAGCGAGTTTTCTTTCAGCTATGAGGGCATTAATCAAAAGCAAAGATTCGATAAAAAAATAGAACTTACGATTTATCGCCTCATTCAAGAGCTAGTAAATAATGCACTCAAACACGCAGATGCCAGCGAAATATCCTTGAAATTGGGTATTCAAGATAAAAACATAATATTTACTTTTACTGATAATGGTAAGGGGTTCGATTTCAATGCCGTTCGCAACGACCCCAAACGTGGTTTAGGTTTAAGAAATATGGAAAGCCGCTTAAGCGTTATTAATGGACAGATTGATATTCAATCGAATATTGGCAGTGGCACCATCACGAAAATAGAAATTCCAATTGCTTAA
- a CDS encoding cold-shock protein, giving the protein MQTGTVKFFNETKGFGFVVDDASGQEIFLHVTGLGGVKVRENDRIEYNVIDGRKGLNAVNVKKI; this is encoded by the coding sequence ATGCAAACAGGTACAGTAAAATTCTTCAACGAAACAAAAGGATTCGGATTCGTTGTAGATGATGCTTCAGGGCAAGAAATCTTCCTTCACGTGACAGGCCTTGGCGGCGTAAAGGTTCGTGAAAACGACCGTATAGAATACAACGTCATCGATGGTCGCAAAGGTTTAAATGCTGTCAACGTGAAAAAAATATAA
- a CDS encoding TonB-dependent receptor has protein sequence MKNIIYTLLMLWAIGVQAQTQTGQVKGIVKNSEGQVAPYVSIQLKELKKGTTSSEKGEFSISNIKGGNYTLVASFVGYKTLEQKIRIEEGKTLSLSLELLENAEMLKEIVISGTYIANRTATLGKANIRPLDLPQSTAVVSSTVIADQQAIRLGDVVKNVSGVSLTETRGGVAETFSSRGYSVGIAGAGGSIFKNGTISNTMGFPDASTLESVEVMKGSSALLYGNVSGGVIINMVTKKPRFDWGGQASMLVGSYNQYKPTVDVYGPISKKLAFRVVGTYENAQSYRDVVKTNRVYVTPSLLYKISDKTDVLLQADYLKSNIVPDAGVGTPNSRITITELPEAPRNRFINTSWAYNNTDQTAGFLTINHRFNNNWKLTAIGSVQDTRVKGFGAGVPNAIAANGDYTRALSAVNTAEKDYTAQVNLNGSFKTGKINHQLLVGADFLRIENVSHTFKFISAAGVVGTAYDKINIFDPTKYVARTDIPTIADTARTTTPQNRYGVYIQDLIAISPKFKVLAGLRYSYQIAFQSTILNLEKNVSRRGTTADKSDAAFSPKLALIYQPFQTTSIYTSYSNNFTINTGTDINGDALKPSIIDQYEVGVKNEFLDGKLSVNASVYKIINSNFAQTALFDKNGNPNTNTSIRELSGETTSDGFEIDFNGVLSKNFYFLLGYGHNFMRYTNTTSVVGSQVEGEQLIRNPRNTANGSLFYTFDKTKLKGLKLGIAAFYTGKRFAGNNNVVGLNGGLNNTTAALSAYNALIPLTAFTTTDISAGYTFGKISVLAKVSNIFNTMNYIVHDRYSINPIAPRQFATTLSYKF, from the coding sequence ATGAAAAATATAATCTACACCTTATTAATGCTTTGGGCGATTGGAGTTCAAGCTCAAACTCAAACTGGACAAGTCAAAGGAATTGTAAAAAACAGCGAAGGACAAGTTGCCCCTTATGTTTCAATTCAATTGAAGGAGCTAAAAAAAGGTACAACTTCGAGCGAAAAAGGTGAGTTTTCAATTAGCAATATCAAAGGTGGAAATTATACGTTAGTAGCTTCTTTTGTTGGATATAAAACGTTGGAACAAAAAATAAGAATTGAAGAAGGAAAAACACTTAGCCTTTCACTCGAATTATTAGAAAATGCCGAAATGCTAAAAGAAATCGTTATTTCGGGGACTTATATCGCAAATCGTACTGCTACTTTAGGAAAAGCCAATATCCGTCCACTTGATTTGCCACAAAGTACAGCCGTAGTAAGTAGTACAGTTATTGCCGACCAACAAGCCATTAGGCTTGGCGATGTAGTGAAGAATGTCAGCGGGGTTTCACTTACTGAAACGCGTGGGGGCGTTGCCGAAACATTCTCTTCTCGTGGGTATAGTGTTGGCATTGCCGGAGCAGGAGGAAGTATTTTCAAGAACGGTACAATCAGTAATACCATGGGTTTTCCTGATGCCAGTACTTTAGAATCAGTCGAAGTAATGAAAGGAAGCTCGGCTTTACTTTATGGCAATGTTTCAGGTGGTGTGATTATCAATATGGTTACGAAAAAGCCTCGTTTCGATTGGGGTGGGCAGGCCTCAATGCTTGTTGGAAGCTACAATCAGTACAAGCCGACTGTTGATGTTTATGGGCCGATTAGTAAGAAATTGGCTTTCAGAGTTGTAGGTACTTATGAAAATGCTCAAAGCTACCGTGATGTTGTGAAAACAAATAGAGTATATGTTACGCCTTCGTTATTATACAAAATTAGTGACAAAACCGATGTTTTATTACAGGCTGATTATTTGAAAAGTAATATCGTACCAGATGCAGGCGTAGGAACACCTAACAGTAGAATTACGATTACTGAATTGCCCGAAGCTCCGAGAAATCGTTTTATAAATACTTCGTGGGCTTATAATAATACTGACCAAACCGCTGGTTTTTTAACTATCAACCATCGTTTCAATAACAACTGGAAGCTTACCGCTATTGGCTCGGTGCAAGATACACGCGTGAAAGGTTTTGGAGCAGGAGTACCCAATGCCATTGCTGCCAATGGAGACTACACACGAGCATTAAGTGCGGTGAATACTGCTGAAAAAGATTATACTGCTCAAGTAAATTTGAATGGAAGTTTTAAAACTGGAAAAATCAATCATCAATTATTAGTGGGAGCTGATTTCCTAAGAATAGAGAATGTGAGCCATACATTTAAATTCATATCAGCTGCTGGGGTAGTAGGTACTGCCTATGATAAAATTAATATTTTCGACCCTACAAAATATGTTGCTCGTACAGATATTCCGACCATCGCTGATACTGCTCGCACAACAACTCCACAAAACCGCTATGGTGTTTATATACAAGATTTGATAGCAATTAGTCCTAAATTCAAAGTATTAGCTGGGTTGAGGTATTCTTATCAAATAGCGTTTCAATCGACTATCTTGAATCTTGAAAAAAATGTTTCACGACGTGGCACAACTGCCGATAAATCAGACGCCGCATTTTCTCCGAAACTCGCCTTGATTTATCAGCCATTCCAGACAACCTCTATCTATACTTCATACAGCAATAATTTTACTATCAATACAGGCACCGATATTAATGGCGATGCCCTAAAACCATCAATCATCGACCAATACGAAGTTGGGGTAAAAAATGAGTTTTTAGATGGAAAATTATCGGTTAACGCAAGTGTTTATAAAATTATCAATAGCAATTTTGCTCAAACGGCTCTTTTTGATAAAAATGGTAATCCAAACACAAATACTAGTATTAGAGAGTTATCGGGTGAGACAACAAGTGATGGTTTTGAAATTGATTTCAACGGAGTATTATCGAAAAACTTCTATTTCTTGCTTGGTTATGGTCATAACTTCATGCGTTATACCAATACAACGAGTGTGGTTGGTTCGCAAGTTGAGGGAGAGCAGCTAATCAGAAACCCAAGAAATACGGCCAACGGTTCGTTATTCTATACTTTCGATAAAACTAAACTAAAAGGTCTAAAATTGGGTATTGCAGCGTTCTACACAGGTAAGCGTTTTGCAGGGAATAACAATGTGGTGGGCTTAAATGGTGGTTTAAATAATACAACTGCTGCTTTGAGTGCTTATAATGCTTTGATTCCATTAACTGCCTTTA
- a CDS encoding response regulator transcription factor encodes MPKIQLAVVDDHNLFRKGMISILQQVPDFEVVMEATNGQEFIDKLPSKTIDVVLLDLQMPVLDGIKTTEIIKAQFPDTKVLILSMQDEDQFVLHLMEIGANGYLLKDTDPEEVEKAIRKVNETDIYFSDFVSKIMLRKMNRKTQQESKIFNYKTDLSEREIQILKYICEGLTTAEIGDIVSLSPRTVEGHRLRMMEKLGLKNTAGLVAYAIRNNLV; translated from the coding sequence ATGCCGAAAATACAATTAGCAGTGGTCGACGACCACAACCTATTTCGCAAAGGAATGATTTCAATACTCCAGCAAGTACCCGATTTTGAGGTAGTAATGGAGGCCACCAATGGCCAAGAATTTATTGATAAACTTCCAAGCAAAACTATTGATGTTGTCTTATTAGATTTGCAAATGCCTGTGCTCGATGGCATTAAAACAACCGAAATAATCAAAGCTCAATTTCCTGATACTAAAGTACTTATCTTATCAATGCAAGATGAAGACCAATTTGTATTGCATTTGATGGAAATCGGAGCAAACGGATATTTATTGAAAGATACAGACCCAGAAGAGGTTGAAAAGGCTATCCGAAAAGTTAATGAAACGGATATCTATTTTAGCGATTTTGTGAGTAAAATTATGCTCCGAAAAATGAATCGTAAAACCCAACAAGAAAGCAAAATCTTTAATTATAAAACCGACTTATCGGAACGAGAAATACAGATCTTAAAGTATATATGCGAAGGACTTACGACGGCTGAAATTGGCGATATTGTTTCGTTGAGCCCAAGAACTGTCGAGGGCCATCGTCTAAGAATGATGGAAAAATTAGGCCTCAAAAACACGGCAGGTTTAGTAGCCTACGCCATTAGAAATAATTTAGTTTGA